GGGTGCTTTACGGATCAACGCAATCACCTCATCGATATTGGCTACGGCCATCGATAATCCAATTAAAATATGCGCACGGTCACGCGCTTTGCCCAGCAAATGGCGTGTACGACGGGTGATCACTTCCTCGCGGAAACGAACAAACGATACGATAACATCTTTAACATTCATCAACGCCGGACGGCCTAAATCAAGTGCCAGCATGTTCACACCAAAGCTGGTTTGCAACGGCGTAAATTTGAATAATTGGTTTAAGACGATTTCTGGGAAAGCATCCCGTTTAAGCTCAACCACGACCCGCACACCCGAACGGTCAGATTCATCGCGCAAGTCAGAAATGCCTTCAATACGTTTATCACGCACCAGCTCTGCAATCAGTTCTACCATTTTCGCCTTATTCACTTGATACGGCATTTCGGTAACTATAATAGCCTGACGGCCACTACTAATATCTTCAAAATGGGTCTTACCACGCATGATTACTGAACCACGCCCTGTATGCAGTGCCGAATGGCTCCCTTTACGACCCAAGATAATACCACCTGTAGGAAAATCCGGCCCAGGCATCACGGTCATCATATCATCGATGGTGGTTTCGGGATTATCAATATACATGCAACAGGCGTCAATCACTTCACCCAAATTATGGGGTGGAATGTTCGTAGCCATACCTACAGCAATACCGCCAGCACCATTGACTAACAAATTAGGAAACTCAGCGGGCAATACCTGTGGTTCCTTTTCTGAACCATCATAGTTGGGTTGGAAGCCTACGGTATCTTTATCGATATCGGTCAACAAACGATGAGCCGATTTGGCTAAACGAGATTCGGTATAACGCATCGCCGCAGGAGAATCGCCATCCATCGAACCAAAGTTACCTTGCCCGTCAATCAGCGGCAAACGCAACGAAAAATCCTGCGCCATCCGCACTAACGAATCATAAATAGCACTGTCACCATGGGGATGGTATTTACCCATCACTTCACCGACGATACGAGCCGATTTTTTATAAGCCCGGTTCCAATCACAACCTGATTCGTGCATGGCAAACAAAATACGCCGATGTACTGGCTTTAGTCCATCACGGGCATCCGGAATGGCACGGCTGACGATTACGCTCATCGCATAATCGAGATAGGACCGCCTCATCTCCTGTTCAATACTTACAGGTAGGACATCAGAATCGATAATATCTACATTGCTATTCAAGGTAACACCTCTTCAAAAACGAATTAAATCATATGCTATGAGCATAGCGCATCCACTGTCTTACAGCAAGGAAAACAGGCTAGATTGACTCTGTTTTTTTCTTGCGTACAGCTCGCTTCCTTGGCTTCTCTTCGCCAGCAATTTCAGCATTCTCCAGAGACTCCGTGGACATGGCTGTTAAACTACCGGGAAAAAGATAACCACCCTCTTCGATAGGAAGGCTGAATTCGTCTTCTTTGGCTTCTTTAGCATGAGACCGTGCTGGTGAATCATTAGCCACGGGCTCGGAAACGGCAGCGACATCTGAAGCAGCGACAGGTTGCGGACGTTTAAGTTTCTTTGATTTTTCGCGCGCAAGTGAAACAACCTTTGATGCTGATTTAGGCTCCTCAGCGGTAATGTCTTGAGAATAACTCTCATGGCCGGCAACCGTCATGGCCAATTTAACCAGATGTTCAACCGCATCAAATTCTTCATGGCTTTCTGCGTGTGCGTCACCATGATTATAAGGCGTTTCTTTTCGCTCAATATGCGATGGCAAAAGGATCAAAGCCTCACATGCCTGGGTCATAATATTGCGGATCGTATCCAGCTGCGAACTTAACCAATATTGCATAGCCAGTGCAGGTATCGCAATCACCAATCCAGCAATGGTGGTAATCAGTGCTTGCCAGATACCTTCTGCCAACATCGATGGATCTACTTTATTTCCCGATGCGGCAATAACCGCGAATGCATGCACCATGCCAATCACCGTACCAAGCAAACCAAGCAGCGGTGCAGCCTGGGTAACAAACTCCAGTCCTTTCATGTGTGACTGGATCGATTCTAAACTACGCTCACCTTGATGCTTAAGCTCAAGTTCAAAGGCTTCCTTGCTAAGATGGCCTTCTTGCTTAAGGGCTAGACCATAGGTAATCAACTGCTCGGCAGGATGCTTATGCACCGCAGGCAATATATTTTCTACCGATAACGGATCACTATTCCTAAGTGCAGCAATGGCATCATCCAATGAATGTTTACTATATAAACGCATGGAGATAACTTGATACACTTTATAGATAAAAATAGCGGTCACATAAATAGATAACGCTATCAGCACATAAAAAGTTGTGCCACCAATATCGAATATTCCCGAAAAACTGGTAGGTAAACCGCGAGACATAATGTATCCTTTCAAAAATCGAAAAACTTTCAAACTTGACAGAAGAGTGTATCATCTTAAGATCGGCTGGTAAAGGAATAAGTCAATTATACAGGAGTTAAGGACCATGCCCAACCACGCGCCAACCATTGAATGCTGGATCATTCATTTTGAGGTTCCTGCTGAAGCTTCTATGATTGTAAGTGAATGGTTTAACGATGGTATCCTGGTGGATGAAGGTGAAGGTGAGTTTCTTCTGTATGTAGAGTCCGCTCCACAGCACGACGAATGGCAGCAGCGCTTTATAGAACTTGCCGAAGTCGCGCAGATTGCCAACCGCATCCCATTTGAGATCTTACCGGTACAGGCAGAGGATTGGGTTGCCAAAACGCAAATCAAAAATTTCTGCCTTGAAATCGGCAGGTTCGTGATTTACGACCCCTTCTATCAAGGTGAGGTTCCCCAAGCCCATATCCCCATTTGCGTAGACGCACAATTTAGCTTTGGAGCTGGTGACCATCCTACCACCAAAGGATGCCTGCTTGCCCTAGATGAAATTACCCATCGCGATTTCACTCCCCTATCCATGCTTGATATAGGATGCGGTACGGGCATTCTCTCTATCGCTATGGGCAAACTCTGGCATGGGCCCATTTTAGCTTCGGATATTAAATCTACCGCCGTCGATGCCACTCGTGAAAACACATCTCTTAATGGACTTACCAACCGCATTTCCTGCATTGAAGCCGATGGGCTTCGCCATCCTTCCTTTAAAGAATATGCACCGTATCAATTAGTTTGCGCTAATGTGCTTGCCCCCGTATTAGTTGATATAGCCGCTTCATTGGATACATTAATTGCCCCCAGCTGCACGATTATTTTATCTGGAATCTTACTGCATCAGGCCGATCAGGTTGTTGCTGCCTATGCGTTGTTGGGTTTTATCGAACATAAGCGCTTCCCCATTGGCGATTGGGTAACCTTATCCTTATCGCGCTAACGCATGGCGTAACGCATACGCCCCGCATACCAATGCCAATGGCAGCAAAAACAAATCCAGCCCCACCAAGCTGACCAGGCCAATCTGGCCTTTGCTTGCAGCCACACCCAAAACAATGAGCGGAATCTGCAAGGGAAAAACAATTATCGGCAAAAAACGGCTAGCCCTGGATACTCCTAACATAAGGCTTGCTAAGCCTACCCCCACCAAACTGATCGCAGGCGATCCACACAAAACCGAAAGTGCAATCGATTGCTGCATCGATTCTGGCAACGCCAATAATAGTCCAAACACCGGGGTCACCACCACCACCACCACACCGGTTAACAACCAATGGGTCAGGATTTTAAGAAAAATCAAAAAAGCTGGATGGACACCCTGTAGGACCATTTGTTCTAATACGCCATCCTCATAATCTTTCTCTAACAGATGCGGCAGTGACATCATCGCGGCAAATAAAGTAGTCAACCAGATAATGCCTGGAGCCAGCTCGGTTAAACTGTGTGATTCAACACCAAAAGCAAATGGAAACAAACTAACCGACACCACCATGAATGCAAGAAAGTAAAACACATTGCCTTGGTGCTTAAACGCCATCGTCCATTCGCGATGCAATACCATAAGTAATCGTGTCACACATCCTCCTTGAAGAGATTCAAATCCACTTCCAATGTATAATCCAGGGACAATGTTTCATGGCTGGTTAGAATCACAATACCGCCTTCTTTCGTGCGGGTGGTAATTAAGTGGCTGAGCGAACGCTTACCTGCATCATCTAAATGGGTGTAAGGCTCATCAAGCAACCAAATTTTACTATAACATGCCATTACCCGTGCCAGGGCCACCCGTTTTAACCATCCCATGGAAAGCTGGTGGCACGGTATATTCATTTTTTCCTGCAAATCAAAATAATGGATTGCTGGTGCAACCATTTGTGGCGACTGGGCCAGCGAGGCAAAAAACTCGATATTCTGTAATACGGTTTGTTCTGGCGTAATCCCAAGCCGATGGCCAAGATATTGCCGTGATGGGCAATATTCGTCATAAAAATGGAAGATTGAATAATTGCCCCAATAAATATCACCACGATCTGGCCGGCGCAATCCCGCCATCATCCTGAGCAACGTCGACTTACCGCAGCCATTTGGACCTTTGACCACCACAATAGCGCCATCACCAATAGTGCATCCCCATTCATAAAAGAGACGTTTATTATTGCGGACAGCCCATAAATTTTCGCACGTTAGCATGTTGAGAATTGTGATTAATTTTCAGGTGGTTAGTGTATTCGAAATTGTTCCTCGATACCAGCATTTTTGAAAAAAAACATATTTTCGAAAAAAAAACATGTCTTTGTCTCAAATATATGCTATAAGCTTCTCCAGAACGGCTGCATATGTTTTTAAGGAAGTGTCTTTAAATCCTATAGCTAGCCTGTATTAGGGGCCTACTATACTATCTCTCCCCCAAAATGAATCATCCCCCCCGATGCGATTCTTCCCAGATATAGTAGGCCTCTAAACAGGCTAACATTTTTCTCTTTTCCCTGTCAAATAATATTTAAAAACTCTGTCGTGTCGTTGATCCATATGGCCGGCTAAAGACGGCTGCGCTAGAGCGTTTTTAATTTAGGTGTAATGATATCGCCCAAAACTCGATCATTTTCATTTTTTCTGTCTTCGTCAATGGGACACCCGAAACGAGGTTTTAGAGATCGTTCAACCTTTTCCTGACTTCTGCCAAATGTGAGGCTGTTTGGTTTTGTTTTTAATAGAATCATTGAATGTGGCAATGACAGCATGTTGCCTTCCCCCCCCCTCCTTATACATTTAAATCATCTTTTCAATGTATAAGGAGGGGCTCTTGTTCTTCTAGGATCGCATGTACATCAAAGGAACATACCAAATCTCCGCAAAACACCCAACTCGAATTTTCTTAATCAATAACATATTGATTTATAATGATCTAAAATTTCAAATCTCAGTAGCCGACAAAAACAAGAAGACTGGGCCTGTTCTAACCAAATTCCTGCAGTTTATGAACTTAATAGCAGGGTCACGTCTTTGTCCTCATCGACAAAACCTAGAATGAAAATACTCTCACCGTCAGCCTAACGCACGAGAGTTACGTTGTTGTTGTTGTTTATGCAGCGCCTGAGTAAAACTCTTAGCATCATCTAGGGACATACCAATCCACCAACCGCCTTTTTCATCCTGAGCAACCGTAAGTGCTTGAATCCCTAATGGCCTTTGCTTGATAGCGTCTAAACATTGGTCCACTTGTTGTTTTGATTTAAAAAGATAATACCGTTCGCCTGTTTCTACTTTAGTCCACTGAGAAACTGGTACGGTAAGGGGCAATAAGTAGAAACCAACCCTAAACACACTCCCATCTTCTTTACGTTTCAATTTTATAGGATCCTGAGTCAACTTTTTAGCAATAATATTGTTGATGCACGTCGTGGCTTCTTTACGACTCGAAAAATCATAATAGCCTTTTTCTCGTCCCGTCTTTTTACTGCTTCCGGTATATTTTGCGACATAGCTAGTTTGATGAGGCACAGGTGCTTTGGATGGCGCCTGTTTTGAGGGACTAGGAAGGGATTCCCCTTCTTCAAAGAAAATATCCAAATCATCTTCAGAATTAAGCTCTACACTGATTTCAGTTTGTTCTGATTTCATCTCAGCGTTAATAACATTAACTTCGTTAGTTAAAGGCTTCTCAGCTTTAGATTCTACATATTGATTCGTATACACTTTGAGTTGGTTATCTTCAGCTAGTCTAATGGTCTTTAATTTACATACTTCAGTGAGGAAAGTACCGAATGGATCCTCCGCTTCTTTATATTTATCTTGGATAATCTCTTTCAAATCTACCTTAAAAGCTCTAATTTTATCAACCCTCAACTCCTTTTCCCCATTTAATCCAAGAACTAAATTCAATACGTTACAGGAAGCCACTTTTTGCTCTTGAGGCACCTGTTCTCCAAAAACATTATCCAACAAATCATCTACTTTTTTATTCAAAG
This portion of the Alphaproteobacteria bacterium genome encodes:
- a CDS encoding 50S ribosomal protein L11 methyltransferase; the protein is MPNHAPTIECWIIHFEVPAEASMIVSEWFNDGILVDEGEGEFLLYVESAPQHDEWQQRFIELAEVAQIANRIPFEILPVQAEDWVAKTQIKNFCLEIGRFVIYDPFYQGEVPQAHIPICVDAQFSFGAGDHPTTKGCLLALDEITHRDFTPLSMLDIGCGTGILSIAMGKLWHGPILASDIKSTAVDATRENTSLNGLTNRISCIEADGLRHPSFKEYAPYQLVCANVLAPVLVDIAASLDTLIAPSCTIILSGILLHQADQVVAAYALLGFIEHKRFPIGDWVTLSLSR
- a CDS encoding heme exporter protein CcmB — encoded protein: MTRLLMVLHREWTMAFKHQGNVFYFLAFMVVSVSLFPFAFGVESHSLTELAPGIIWLTTLFAAMMSLPHLLEKDYEDGVLEQMVLQGVHPAFLIFLKILTHWLLTGVVVVVVTPVFGLLLALPESMQQSIALSVLCGSPAISLVGVGLASLMLGVSRASRFLPIIVFPLQIPLIVLGVAASKGQIGLVSLVGLDLFLLPLALVCGAYALRHALAR
- a CDS encoding MotA/TolQ/ExbB proton channel family protein, whose translation is MSRGLPTSFSGIFDIGGTTFYVLIALSIYVTAIFIYKVYQVISMRLYSKHSLDDAIAALRNSDPLSVENILPAVHKHPAEQLITYGLALKQEGHLSKEAFELELKHQGERSLESIQSHMKGLEFVTQAAPLLGLLGTVIGMVHAFAVIAASGNKVDPSMLAEGIWQALITTIAGLVIAIPALAMQYWLSSQLDTIRNIMTQACEALILLPSHIERKETPYNHGDAHAESHEEFDAVEHLVKLAMTVAGHESYSQDITAEEPKSASKVVSLAREKSKKLKRPQPVAASDVAAVSEPVANDSPARSHAKEAKEDEFSLPIEEGGYLFPGSLTAMSTESLENAEIAGEEKPRKRAVRKKKTESI
- the ccmA gene encoding heme ABC exporter ATP-binding protein CcmA translates to MLTCENLWAVRNNKRLFYEWGCTIGDGAIVVVKGPNGCGKSTLLRMMAGLRRPDRGDIYWGNYSIFHFYDEYCPSRQYLGHRLGITPEQTVLQNIEFFASLAQSPQMVAPAIHYFDLQEKMNIPCHQLSMGWLKRVALARVMACYSKIWLLDEPYTHLDDAGKRSLSHLITTRTKEGGIVILTSHETLSLDYTLEVDLNLFKEDV